A genomic window from Cytobacillus suaedae includes:
- a CDS encoding DUF839 domain-containing protein, whose translation MTELNRRKFLTYVGTGVTALTVASTGLGAFAPTAEAKGVKAASHLFGFKKKVSGLNFTPINPTDKDDLVLPKGYKYDVVAAYGDVINSKGDTFGYNNDFTMYFPINGSNERGLLWVNHEYTSDMWVTGARGKDGKYTKAQIEKLLYNQGGSIIEVYRDENGVWKMDTTSKYARRITGLTPFKLTGAAKGSKAVGGATDVQGTFANCSGGKTLWNTLLSAEENFEYTARDAGLNETHYGWIVEVDPFNESFAPRKHTALGRFHHENSAMGLTNDGRVVVYMGDDKRDACVYKFISKNKYVESRKQANADLLEEGTLYAANMSKGIWVALTIDAVRAAAKEDKELLEKFQTQADVLVNADQAAKLLGATPTDRPEDVEISPFDKTVFIAHTNNSNHGNIHGHITRFIEANDDLGSLTFDFEIFACGGRQSGFSAPDNLTFDSEGNLWTVTDMSSGSMNKGVFTSFMNNGVFVIPTIGEHQGEAFQFASAPIEAEITGPCFTHDETTLFVAVQHPGEKTTDSKNPTSMWPHRKGDNQPRPSVVAITGFKY comes from the coding sequence ATGACAGAATTAAATCGTCGTAAATTTTTAACGTATGTTGGAACTGGGGTTACTGCTTTAACGGTAGCATCAACAGGTCTTGGAGCATTTGCACCAACAGCAGAAGCAAAAGGTGTGAAAGCAGCATCACATTTATTCGGCTTTAAGAAAAAAGTATCTGGTCTTAACTTTACACCGATTAATCCAACTGATAAAGATGATTTAGTTTTACCTAAAGGATATAAATATGATGTCGTTGCAGCATACGGCGATGTGATTAATAGCAAAGGTGATACATTCGGATATAACAACGATTTTACAATGTATTTCCCAATTAACGGCTCAAATGAGAGAGGACTTCTATGGGTTAACCATGAGTACACAAGTGACATGTGGGTAACAGGTGCAAGAGGGAAAGATGGTAAATATACAAAAGCGCAAATTGAAAAATTATTATATAACCAAGGTGGTTCTATCATTGAAGTATATCGTGATGAAAACGGTGTATGGAAAATGGATACAACTTCAAAATATGCACGCCGTATCACTGGTTTAACTCCATTTAAATTAACTGGTGCTGCTAAAGGATCAAAAGCAGTTGGTGGAGCTACAGATGTACAAGGAACGTTCGCAAACTGTTCTGGTGGAAAAACATTATGGAATACACTTCTTTCTGCAGAAGAAAACTTTGAATATACTGCTAGAGATGCAGGACTTAATGAAACACATTACGGTTGGATTGTTGAAGTAGATCCTTTTAATGAAAGCTTTGCACCACGTAAACATACGGCACTTGGACGTTTCCACCATGAAAACTCTGCTATGGGCTTAACAAATGATGGACGTGTTGTAGTCTATATGGGTGACGATAAGAGAGATGCATGTGTTTACAAGTTTATTAGTAAAAATAAATATGTTGAATCTCGTAAACAAGCAAATGCTGATTTATTAGAAGAGGGAACTTTATATGCAGCTAATATGTCAAAAGGTATTTGGGTAGCATTAACGATTGATGCTGTACGAGCTGCTGCAAAGGAAGATAAAGAACTACTAGAGAAATTCCAGACTCAGGCAGATGTATTGGTAAATGCTGACCAAGCAGCAAAACTATTAGGTGCAACTCCTACGGACCGCCCAGAGGATGTAGAAATTAGCCCATTCGATAAAACTGTATTTATAGCTCACACAAACAACTCAAATCATGGAAACATCCATGGTCATATTACACGCTTTATCGAAGCGAATGATGACTTAGGTTCATTAACGTTTGATTTTGAAATTTTTGCATGTGGTGGTCGTCAAAGTGGTTTCAGTGCACCAGATAACTTAACTTTTGATAGTGAAGGTAACTTATGGACGGTTACAGATATGTCATCAGGTTCAATGAACAAAGGTGTCTTCACTTCATTTATGAATAATGGGGTATTCGTTATCCCAACAATTGGTGAACATCAAGGAGAAGCGTTCCAATTTGCTTCAGCACCAATTGAAGCTGAAATTACAGGACCATGTTTCACACATGATGAGACAACTTTGTTCGTTGCTGTCCAACATCCAGGAGAAAAAACGACTGATAGTAAAAATCCAACAAGCATGTGGCCACATCGTAAAGGTGATAATCAACCTAGACCTTCTGTTGTTGCTATTACTGGCTTTAAATACTAG
- a CDS encoding twin-arginine translocase TatA/TatE family subunit produces MLQNIGIPGLILVLVIALIIFGPSKLPEIGRAFGTTLREFKKSTRDLVSDESSDEDKVSKKDKIS; encoded by the coding sequence ATGTTACAAAATATTGGGATCCCCGGATTAATCCTTGTTCTAGTGATTGCCCTAATTATTTTTGGACCGTCAAAGCTTCCAGAAATCGGACGTGCTTTTGGAACAACACTAAGAGAATTTAAGAAGTCAACTAGAGATTTAGTTTCAGATGAGTCAAGCGACGAAGATAAGGTGTCTAAGAAAGATAAAATTAGCTAA
- the tatC gene encoding twin-arginine translocase subunit TatC, whose product MEDRTMKALDHFSELRKRIIFTLIVFLVSLIAGFVFVQDIYEFLIKDLPFKLAILGPSDVLVVYLMIAAVIAFTLTIPFAAYQTWRFVRPALTNLERQVTLAYIPAIFLLFILGISFGYFVLFPIVLSFLMSLSTEMFTTFYTTEKYFRFLLHMTLPFGFLFELPVVIMFLTSLGIINPYRLQKIRKYAYFVLIVISVLITPPDFLSDILVIIPLILLYEGSVSLSKIIYKRRLAKIDRDNSKVELAS is encoded by the coding sequence ATGGAAGATCGAACAATGAAGGCACTTGATCATTTTTCAGAGTTGCGAAAGAGAATTATTTTTACATTGATTGTCTTTTTAGTAAGTTTGATAGCGGGCTTTGTATTTGTCCAAGACATTTATGAATTCTTAATTAAAGATTTACCTTTTAAACTAGCAATCTTGGGTCCAAGTGATGTTCTCGTTGTTTACTTAATGATAGCTGCGGTTATTGCGTTTACATTAACCATTCCATTTGCAGCCTATCAAACATGGCGATTTGTTCGACCTGCTTTGACGAATCTTGAGAGACAAGTAACACTGGCGTATATACCTGCTATATTCCTATTGTTCATTTTAGGTATCTCATTTGGTTATTTTGTCTTGTTTCCTATTGTCTTATCTTTTTTAATGTCATTATCGACAGAGATGTTTACTACTTTTTATACAACAGAAAAATACTTCCGATTCCTATTACATATGACACTGCCTTTTGGATTTTTGTTTGAGCTCCCAGTGGTTATTATGTTTTTAACTAGTTTAGGAATCATTAATCCATATCGACTGCAAAAAATTAGAAAGTATGCTTACTTTGTATTGATCGTAATCTCAGTCTTAATAACTCCTCCGGACTTCTTATCGGATATCCTTGTTATCATTCCTTTAATCTTGCTGTATGAAGGAAGTGTGAGTCTATCAAAAATTATTTATAAGAGGAGACTGGCGAAAATTGACCGGGATAATAGCAAGGTAGAGCTTGCAAGTTAA
- a CDS encoding ABC-F family ATP-binding cassette domain-containing protein, whose translation MSILTVKNLSHGFGDRAIFNDVSFRLLKGEHIGLIGANGEGKSTFMNIITRKLQPDEGKVEWSRNVRVGYLDQHTVLEKGLTIRDVLKTAFKYLFDLEAEMNEIYNKMGEATPEELEKLLEEVGTIQDTLTNNDFYVIDAKVEEIGRALGLEDIGLDKDVTDLSGGQRTKVLLAKLLLEKPDILLLDEPTNYLDEPHIVWLKRYLQEYENAFILISHDIPFLNSVINLIYHMENQELNRYVGDYENFKAVHEVKKSQLESAYKRQQQEINELKDFVARNKARVSTRNMAMSRQKKLDKMDIIELAKDKPKPEFYFKESRSSGKLIFETKDLVIGYDEPLSKPLNLRMERGQKIALVGANGIGKTTLLKSILGINRPLSGTVELGEYQHIGYFEQEVRESNQNTCIEEVWSEFPSMNQAEIRAALAKCGLTTKHIESKVAVLSGGEKAKVRLCKLMNRESNILIFDEPTNHLDVDAKEELLRALKEYKGTILLISHEPEFYREIATDIWNCESWTTKLL comes from the coding sequence ATGAGTATTTTAACTGTTAAAAACTTAAGCCACGGCTTTGGTGATCGTGCAATTTTTAATGATGTTTCCTTTCGATTACTAAAAGGTGAGCACATCGGTTTAATTGGTGCAAACGGTGAGGGAAAATCTACCTTCATGAATATTATTACTCGAAAGCTACAACCGGATGAAGGAAAAGTTGAGTGGTCAAGGAATGTGCGTGTTGGCTATCTTGATCAGCATACTGTTCTTGAAAAAGGGTTAACGATTCGCGATGTACTAAAAACAGCGTTTAAATATCTATTTGATCTCGAAGCAGAAATGAATGAGATCTACAACAAAATGGGCGAAGCTACACCAGAAGAACTAGAAAAACTTCTTGAGGAAGTAGGTACTATTCAAGACACGCTTACAAATAATGACTTCTATGTTATTGATGCCAAAGTAGAAGAAATTGGTCGTGCCCTTGGATTAGAGGATATTGGTCTTGATAAAGATGTAACTGATCTAAGTGGTGGTCAAAGAACAAAGGTACTTCTTGCAAAACTACTACTTGAAAAGCCAGACATTCTTTTACTTGATGAGCCTACGAACTATTTAGATGAGCCACACATTGTTTGGTTAAAACGTTATCTTCAAGAATATGAAAATGCTTTTATCTTAATTTCGCATGATATTCCATTCTTAAATAGTGTAATTAATTTGATCTATCATATGGAAAATCAAGAATTAAATCGTTATGTTGGAGATTATGAAAATTTCAAAGCAGTTCATGAAGTGAAGAAATCTCAATTAGAATCTGCCTATAAAAGACAGCAGCAAGAAATCAATGAACTTAAAGACTTCGTGGCTAGAAATAAAGCACGTGTTTCTACTAGAAATATGGCGATGTCTCGTCAGAAAAAATTGGACAAGATGGATATCATCGAACTAGCCAAAGATAAGCCTAAGCCAGAGTTTTACTTCAAAGAATCTCGTTCTTCTGGAAAGTTAATTTTTGAAACGAAGGATCTTGTTATAGGATATGATGAGCCACTATCAAAACCATTAAACCTACGTATGGAGCGTGGGCAAAAGATTGCTCTTGTTGGTGCGAACGGTATTGGTAAAACGACTTTACTAAAAAGTATTTTAGGAATCAACAGACCTTTATCTGGTACAGTTGAACTTGGTGAGTATCAGCACATTGGTTACTTTGAGCAAGAGGTTAGAGAATCAAATCAAAACACTTGTATCGAGGAAGTGTGGAGTGAGTTCCCTTCAATGAACCAAGCGGAAATCCGTGCAGCCTTAGCAAAATGTGGCTTAACTACAAAGCATATTGAAAGCAAGGTTGCTGTATTAAGTGGTGGAGAAAAGGCGAAGGTACGTCTTTGTAAGCTAATGAACAGAGAATCTAATATCCTAATCTTTGACGAGCCTACAAACCACTTAGACGTTGATGCAAAAGAAGAACTTTTACGCGCGTTAAAAGAATACAAAGGTACTATTCTTCTAATCAGCCATGAACCTGAATTCTATAGAGAAATTGCAACAGATATTTGGAATTGTGAGTCATGGACCACTAAATTACTATAA
- a CDS encoding amidase — protein sequence MMKKYTVLLCVLLVMVMGIFPKQGQAVTFEDTPRSTWLWDTTEIVNNSDEILTFLVDKKVKVVYLQVNPTVSIEAYKAFINRATSNQIQIHALDGAPDWVAPKGITHQRSFFTWVEGYQAEALETERFTGIHLDVEPYLYSGWTSNYKKTVLSYQNLLSEAVLEAEQLNLPIAFDIPFWFDEKNYNNTFGKGNLASWVIQKAGHVTIMAYRDQALGQNGINELVQNEMNEARKYNTQVTIAVETTPSSEATYVTFYEEGLEHMEQQLRIVRDQYADYSSFSGFAVHSIAGWMNMR from the coding sequence ATGATGAAAAAGTACACAGTGCTTTTATGTGTCTTATTGGTGATGGTGATGGGGATTTTTCCAAAACAAGGACAAGCTGTAACGTTTGAAGATACACCAAGGTCGACTTGGCTTTGGGATACAACAGAGATTGTAAATAATAGTGATGAGATTCTTACTTTTTTAGTTGATAAAAAGGTAAAAGTAGTATATTTACAGGTCAATCCAACTGTTTCAATCGAGGCTTATAAAGCATTTATTAATCGTGCTACTTCTAATCAAATTCAAATCCATGCTTTAGACGGTGCACCAGATTGGGTTGCTCCAAAGGGGATTACTCACCAAAGGTCATTCTTTACGTGGGTTGAAGGCTATCAAGCTGAGGCTCTTGAAACAGAGCGTTTTACGGGCATCCACTTAGATGTAGAACCTTACTTATATAGCGGGTGGACATCAAATTATAAAAAAACGGTACTCTCTTATCAAAATTTACTAAGCGAGGCTGTACTTGAAGCAGAACAACTTAATCTGCCAATTGCATTTGACATCCCATTTTGGTTTGATGAAAAGAATTATAATAATACCTTTGGAAAAGGTAACTTAGCAAGCTGGGTTATACAAAAAGCGGGCCATGTTACGATTATGGCTTATAGAGATCAAGCACTAGGTCAGAATGGAATTAATGAACTAGTCCAGAATGAAATGAATGAAGCTAGAAAATATAATACACAAGTAACAATTGCAGTTGAAACAACACCTTCTAGTGAAGCTACGTATGTCACGTTTTATGAAGAAGGTCTGGAGCATATGGAGCAGCAATTACGTATTGTTCGAGATCAGTATGCAGATTACTCGAGTTTTTCAGGCTTTGCTGTTCACTCCATAGCTGGTTGGATGAATATGAGATAA
- a CDS encoding CPBP family intramembrane metalloprotease, with protein sequence MYRNVLSFLLMYLLLTSYFQLLPAVFTMSDVVRFFHLVLFFPLAYVLAKVFLQTGFESYGIVFFRGWHRNLFIGLAIGFIGWVCLFILQFMIGRYEYIGLKPIGDVIVMFVIIIVGFGLGSIINDMIVRGLVFHHFMGKLPVGVVMLISISLYALDDAWLEGLTLQNTIFSAVLGLSLTYAFYKTKSIWVNTGIHLGLNVVYGMFFGVSGRSGDGIFIFEDNQLNTLLSSWLSTISSFMLFIIVIAVFNIKKRVVISTFPIEKG encoded by the coding sequence TTGTATAGAAACGTGCTGTCTTTTTTATTAATGTACTTACTATTAACTAGTTATTTTCAACTTTTACCGGCAGTCTTTACAATGTCTGATGTAGTAAGGTTTTTTCATTTAGTTTTGTTTTTTCCTTTAGCGTATGTTTTGGCGAAGGTATTTTTACAGACTGGATTTGAAAGCTATGGCATTGTTTTCTTTAGAGGATGGCATAGGAACTTATTCATTGGTTTAGCAATAGGATTTATAGGATGGGTATGTCTGTTCATACTTCAATTTATGATAGGAAGATATGAATACATAGGGTTAAAGCCGATTGGTGATGTTATCGTTATGTTTGTTATTATCATTGTTGGCTTTGGACTTGGATCCATAATAAATGACATGATTGTTAGAGGTTTGGTTTTCCATCATTTTATGGGGAAGCTTCCTGTTGGTGTGGTTATGCTAATCTCTATTTCCCTATACGCCTTGGATGATGCATGGTTAGAAGGGCTGACTCTACAAAATACTATTTTTTCGGCAGTGCTCGGTCTCAGTTTGACGTATGCGTTTTATAAGACAAAGTCTATATGGGTCAACACGGGTATTCATTTGGGATTGAATGTCGTTTATGGTATGTTTTTCGGAGTGTCAGGTAGGAGTGGAGATGGAATTTTCATTTTTGAAGATAACCAACTCAACACTTTGCTTAGCTCATGGTTATCGACCATCAGTTCTTTTATGCTATTTATCATAGTTATTGCAGTGTTTAACATAAAGAAGAGAGTAGTGATTTCTACATTCCCGATTGAAAAGGGGTGA
- a CDS encoding stage II sporulation protein P — translation MKNVYSNDRPFLLLRLLMISLLVVVSFFLIASALSIVKKDYLNIGQVDQTIQIAPTEMLVKLYAFENHHFNQVLSEEHQSLPISAPIFKMITNLNFSDIRSLIGNELPGYRFYDSKILVAGEGTDFTTLPIESAPPLEVLLQEREMAEEQLKELKDDETTKIPPTTTPLQKRFFIYHTHSSESYLPLLGLTNDPDENKAFDSKTNITIIGEMFAKKLESYSIGAEVDKSNMGKLLEEKGWAYHQSYDLSRELVQSALASNNDLEYFIDLHRDAKRKKDTTTTINNEPYARIMFVIGKGHSNYDKNLAFATALHHSLNDHFPGLSRGIIEKGTDTGNGIYNQDLSSKALVLELGGVDNDIRELQNTVDALAKVISDFYWATEKVNADE, via the coding sequence ATGAAAAATGTTTATAGTAATGATCGCCCTTTTCTCTTACTAAGACTGCTAATGATATCTCTACTTGTTGTCGTGAGTTTCTTTCTAATCGCATCAGCTTTATCGATTGTAAAAAAAGACTATCTGAACATTGGACAAGTTGACCAAACCATTCAAATTGCTCCAACAGAAATGCTCGTTAAACTGTACGCTTTTGAAAATCATCATTTTAATCAAGTGTTGTCTGAGGAGCATCAATCACTTCCGATCTCAGCTCCTATTTTCAAAATGATTACGAATCTTAATTTTAGTGATATACGTAGTCTTATCGGGAACGAGTTACCAGGGTACAGGTTTTACGACTCAAAAATACTAGTTGCAGGAGAAGGAACAGATTTCACGACACTTCCAATCGAATCTGCTCCTCCACTAGAGGTATTATTACAAGAACGTGAAATGGCTGAAGAGCAGTTAAAGGAACTGAAGGACGATGAGACAACGAAAATACCTCCAACTACTACACCTCTTCAGAAGAGATTCTTTATTTATCATACTCATAGCTCTGAGTCTTACTTACCTTTACTCGGATTAACCAACGATCCCGATGAAAATAAAGCATTTGACTCTAAAACGAATATTACAATCATTGGTGAAATGTTTGCCAAAAAGCTTGAAAGCTACAGTATTGGGGCAGAAGTAGACAAATCAAACATGGGAAAATTGCTTGAAGAAAAAGGCTGGGCGTATCATCAATCCTATGACTTGTCTCGTGAACTCGTACAATCAGCACTTGCTTCAAACAATGACCTAGAATACTTTATTGATCTACATCGAGATGCGAAAAGAAAAAAAGACACAACAACCACGATAAACAATGAACCGTACGCAAGAATCATGTTTGTTATCGGCAAGGGCCATAGTAACTATGATAAAAACTTAGCATTTGCTACTGCCTTACATCATTCTTTAAATGACCACTTTCCGGGTCTTAGTAGAGGAATCATTGAAAAAGGTACAGATACAGGTAATGGGATTTACAATCAAGATCTCTCCTCAAAAGCACTTGTATTAGAGCTAGGTGGAGTAGACAATGACATTCGTGAATTACAAAACACCGTTGATGCGTTAGCAAAGGTAATCAGTGACTTTTACTGGGCCACTGAAAAAGTGAATGCCGATGAATAA
- a CDS encoding polysaccharide biosynthesis protein gives MNSFFKGTLLLVLAAFFSECIEFLVNMVLAKQLGEEGIGLYMSILPMMFLVVILASLELPISISKFIAEKEQEYHLSLLKHATVIAVISTVALTMIAAVILPFIPIFDEYHPLARWLFILLIPIIAFSSLARGYFMGLQHMGKIAFSNFLRKIVQLSLLVGIYQLFHFERDTALLIALGTLVVTEFVVFIYLIQAYFIKVRSSRKLPRRQVSVKEARMSILSVSVPTTALRIFHAMSHAVQPFLIKAALVSAGVTGTLATEQFGLLAGVAMTIGFFPAFIAHSLLIVLIPTVSEAYSKRDIARLNKLLVQVMLLTLAYGVPAVAICYFFAQPLTSLFFESTTAAMYLKLLWPYFLFHFFVIPMQAFLIGLGLIKDAFVHTVWSTIYSFLIMFILGSLHQFQMQGIIIGMNAGVVLLSLMHYMTICKKIDIPLTLKKRTLTPTTLKR, from the coding sequence ATGAATTCGTTTTTTAAAGGGACATTATTATTAGTCTTGGCAGCCTTTTTTAGTGAATGTATTGAGTTCTTAGTGAATATGGTTCTTGCGAAACAACTAGGAGAAGAGGGAATAGGCTTGTATATGTCTATCCTGCCTATGATGTTCCTTGTCGTTATTCTTGCTAGCTTAGAACTGCCAATCTCAATATCCAAGTTCATTGCGGAAAAAGAGCAGGAATATCATCTAAGTCTGTTAAAGCATGCAACAGTAATAGCTGTTATTTCAACAGTCGCACTTACGATGATTGCGGCCGTTATATTGCCGTTCATTCCAATCTTCGATGAGTATCACCCTTTAGCTCGTTGGTTATTTATATTACTCATCCCGATTATTGCTTTTTCTTCTTTAGCTCGGGGATACTTCATGGGATTGCAACATATGGGGAAAATCGCATTTTCTAATTTTCTTCGAAAAATTGTTCAGTTATCACTGCTAGTAGGCATTTATCAATTATTTCATTTTGAGAGGGATACAGCTCTACTCATTGCATTAGGAACGTTAGTAGTAACTGAGTTTGTTGTATTCATCTACCTAATACAAGCTTATTTTATAAAGGTGAGATCAAGTAGAAAACTACCTAGACGACAGGTCAGTGTCAAAGAAGCACGAATGAGTATTTTATCAGTATCTGTTCCAACTACAGCACTTCGAATCTTCCATGCAATGTCTCATGCAGTGCAACCCTTTTTAATTAAAGCTGCACTAGTATCTGCTGGTGTTACAGGTACACTAGCGACTGAACAATTTGGATTATTAGCAGGTGTGGCAATGACGATTGGCTTTTTTCCGGCGTTTATCGCGCATTCATTACTCATTGTCTTAATACCGACGGTTTCAGAGGCATACTCGAAAAGAGACATTGCTAGGTTAAATAAGTTACTTGTTCAAGTTATGCTGTTAACTCTAGCCTATGGTGTCCCAGCTGTGGCAATCTGTTACTTTTTCGCGCAGCCATTAACAAGTTTATTCTTTGAATCAACCACAGCAGCAATGTATCTGAAATTACTTTGGCCATACTTTTTGTTTCACTTTTTTGTAATTCCAATGCAGGCATTCTTAATTGGACTAGGCTTAATAAAAGATGCTTTTGTGCATACAGTTTGGTCAACGATTTATTCATTCCTAATCATGTTCATCCTAGGGTCTTTGCACCAATTTCAAATGCAGGGCATCATTATCGGAATGAACGCAGGAGTTGTTTTACTATCACTCATGCACTACATGACAATCTGCAAAAAAATTGACATACCACTAACACTAAAAAAACGAACCCTAACCCCCACCACGCTAAAGCGTTAA
- the abc-f gene encoding ABC-F type ribosomal protection protein, with amino-acid sequence MIVCNVHEISKMFGGNLVFEGISFEIHENDRVGMVGRNGSGKTTIFQLLAGLEAPDTGQIHFRKGLKVGYLAQIPEFPEGSVVLDVLMSAFTGVKGLEEKMKDLEEQMASEKDENVLGKLIVKYGDIQEQFTRLGGYEIEANVMKIASGLEIETMLNQVFSNLSGGEKTKVCLGLILLQAPDLLLLDEPTNHLDIFAVEWLEAFLRDYPGAVVVISHDRYFLDEVVTKVIDLEDRELTVYHTNYTNFLKEKEERLLLEFQAYQEQQKKIKKMKETIKRLREWANQANPPNAGLHRRARSMEKALERIEKLKRPVLDRKKMGLQFESASRSGKDVVVVKDVSTAYGDKVLLRNANMTLHFGERAAIVGQNGTGKSTLLKQILREIPTQSGEISVGGSVEIGYLSQHVYAKDPNQTVIEAFRDEVHVNEGDARHILATFLFYGHAVFKKVNQLSGGERMRLRLAQLMYQNVNLLILDEPTNHLDIESREVLEDALEDYSGTILAVSHDRYFLNKLFQKTYWIRNQTLYNFVGNYDWAKRKLQEQTQEIESVPELKDMPEKVVKPKTTNQSYQMNEIERQLEEVEKVLYDLDQSLLLEQNLEKLQNLYEQKSKLEGARDELYEKLEKLLA; translated from the coding sequence ATGATCGTATGTAATGTACATGAAATAAGTAAAATGTTCGGTGGGAATCTGGTCTTTGAAGGAATTTCATTTGAAATCCATGAGAACGACAGAGTGGGGATGGTAGGGCGTAATGGAAGTGGAAAGACCACCATTTTTCAACTATTAGCAGGGCTTGAGGCACCAGATACAGGACAAATTCACTTTCGTAAGGGACTGAAAGTTGGGTATTTAGCTCAAATTCCAGAATTTCCTGAAGGGTCTGTAGTTCTGGATGTGTTGATGAGTGCTTTTACAGGAGTAAAAGGTCTTGAAGAAAAGATGAAAGATTTAGAGGAACAAATGGCGAGTGAAAAAGACGAGAATGTTCTTGGAAAACTCATAGTAAAATATGGTGATATACAGGAACAATTCACTCGTCTTGGTGGGTATGAGATAGAAGCCAATGTAATGAAAATTGCTTCTGGATTAGAAATAGAAACCATGTTAAATCAAGTTTTTTCAAATCTGAGTGGAGGAGAAAAGACAAAGGTATGTTTAGGGTTAATCCTACTTCAAGCCCCTGACTTATTGCTATTAGATGAACCAACAAACCATCTAGATATCTTTGCTGTGGAGTGGCTTGAGGCCTTCTTGCGTGATTACCCTGGTGCAGTAGTTGTCATTTCTCATGACCGTTATTTCTTAGATGAAGTGGTAACAAAAGTGATTGATTTAGAAGATCGTGAGTTGACCGTCTACCATACAAATTACACGAACTTCCTAAAGGAAAAGGAAGAAAGGTTGCTACTTGAATTTCAGGCTTATCAGGAACAACAGAAAAAAATTAAGAAAATGAAAGAAACGATAAAGCGATTAAGAGAATGGGCTAACCAAGCCAATCCACCTAACGCAGGCTTACATCGTCGAGCCCGAAGTATGGAGAAAGCATTAGAAAGAATTGAAAAATTAAAACGTCCAGTTTTGGACCGAAAAAAGATGGGCTTGCAATTCGAATCTGCATCTAGAAGTGGAAAGGATGTCGTTGTTGTAAAAGACGTATCAACGGCTTACGGTGATAAAGTGTTATTACGAAATGCAAATATGACCCTACATTTCGGAGAGCGTGCTGCAATCGTAGGTCAAAATGGGACCGGGAAATCTACCTTACTAAAACAAATTTTAAGAGAGATTCCAACGCAAAGCGGGGAGATATCAGTAGGTGGAAGTGTGGAAATTGGCTACCTTTCACAGCACGTGTATGCAAAAGATCCAAATCAAACCGTGATAGAAGCATTTAGGGATGAGGTTCATGTAAATGAAGGAGATGCCAGGCATATATTAGCGACATTTTTATTTTACGGGCATGCGGTTTTCAAAAAGGTGAACCAATTAAGTGGAGGAGAAAGAATGAGACTTCGATTGGCTCAGTTGATGTATCAAAATGTAAATCTCCTTATCTTAGATGAACCGACAAATCACTTAGATATTGAATCAAGAGAAGTGTTAGAAGATGCATTGGAGGATTATTCGGGTACGATTCTTGCTGTATCCCATGACCGTTACTTCCTAAATAAACTATTCCAGAAAACATACTGGATTCGAAATCAAACGTTATATAACTTTGTTGGAAACTATGATTGGGCAAAACGTAAACTACAAGAACAAACACAGGAGATAGAATCAGTCCCAGAATTAAAGGATATGCCCGAAAAGGTTGTGAAACCAAAGACTACTAATCAATCTTATCAAATGAATGAAATTGAAAGGCAATTAGAAGAGGTTGAGAAGGTGTTATATGATCTAGATCAATCATTGCTACTAGAACAAAATCTAGAAAAGCTCCAAAACTTATATGAACAAAAAAGTAAGTTGGAAGGAGCACGGGATGAATTATATGAAAAGTTAGAGAAACTGTTGGCTTAA